Proteins from one Pseudomonas bijieensis genomic window:
- a CDS encoding hybrid sensor histidine kinase/response regulator has product MAKPSDEQQKALAGLLGLGNHSTRKSHYPELAARLDELEQARQHLQQLNDQLEQRVAERTDALLEANHNLQQQIAQRELIEQQLRDARDAAQAANRSKDKYLAAASHDLLQPLNAARLLIATLRERQLPTAEHVLVERTHQALEGAEDLLTDLLDISRLDQAAVKPDLAPYRLDELLGPLVSEFQSVAGAAGLDLRARFGDEAVLTDLRLISRILRNLLSNACRYTDQGGILLAARRRGGQLSIEVWDTGRGIAADCLESIFLEFNQLDVGRAADRKGVGLGLAIVERIAHILGYRVQVRSRPGRGSVFSIEVPLSSEKPLPVSLLPVQAVAGNPLPGRRLLVIDNELSILQSMAALLGQWGCEVLTATDEAGALDVLQERAPELILADFHLDHGVVGCEVVKHLREHFQQAIPAVIITADRSDQCRRALRKLGAPLLNKPVKPGKLRAVLSQMLG; this is encoded by the coding sequence ATGGCGAAGCCCTCTGACGAGCAGCAAAAAGCCCTGGCCGGGCTGCTGGGGCTGGGCAACCATTCAACGCGCAAGAGTCACTACCCGGAACTGGCGGCGCGCCTCGATGAGCTGGAACAGGCCCGGCAACACCTGCAACAGCTCAATGATCAGCTGGAGCAGCGAGTGGCCGAGCGCACCGATGCGTTGCTGGAGGCCAACCACAACCTGCAGCAGCAGATCGCCCAGCGCGAGTTGATCGAACAGCAGTTGCGCGATGCCCGGGACGCCGCCCAGGCCGCCAATCGCAGCAAGGACAAATACCTGGCCGCCGCCAGTCATGATCTGTTGCAGCCACTCAACGCGGCCCGCCTGCTGATCGCCACGTTGCGCGAACGCCAGTTGCCTACCGCCGAGCATGTGCTGGTGGAACGGACCCACCAGGCGCTCGAAGGGGCTGAAGACCTGCTCACCGACCTGCTGGACATCTCTCGGCTGGATCAAGCCGCCGTCAAGCCCGACCTGGCGCCGTATCGGCTGGATGAGTTGCTGGGTCCGCTGGTTTCAGAGTTTCAATCGGTGGCCGGCGCCGCCGGGTTGGACCTGCGGGCGCGGTTTGGCGACGAAGCGGTGCTGACCGATTTGCGCTTGATCAGCCGTATCCTGCGCAACCTGCTGAGCAATGCCTGCCGCTATACCGATCAGGGCGGTATTCTCCTGGCGGCCCGGCGCCGGGGAGGGCAATTGAGCATTGAAGTCTGGGATACCGGGCGTGGCATCGCTGCCGATTGCCTGGAGTCGATTTTCCTTGAATTCAACCAGCTCGACGTCGGCCGGGCGGCGGACCGCAAAGGCGTGGGCCTGGGGCTGGCGATTGTCGAACGCATCGCCCACATCCTCGGCTATCGGGTCCAGGTACGCTCTCGGCCGGGACGTGGTTCGGTGTTCAGCATCGAGGTGCCGCTGTCCAGCGAAAAGCCCCTGCCCGTGTCGCTGCTCCCCGTACAGGCGGTTGCCGGCAACCCGCTGCCAGGGCGGCGTTTGTTGGTAATCGACAACGAATTGAGCATTTTGCAAAGCATGGCTGCGCTGTTGGGGCAGTGGGGCTGCGAAGTGTTGACCGCCACCGACGAAGCGGGCGCCCTCGACGTGCTACAAGAACGCGCGCCGGAGTTGATCCTGGCGGATTTCCACCTGGATCATGGGGTCGTGGGCTGTGAAGTGGTCAAACACCTGCGCGAGCATTTCCAGCAGGCGATCCCCGCAGTGATCATCACCGCCGACCGCAGCGACCAATGCCGCCGCGCCCTGCGCAAACTGGGTGCGCCGCTGCTCAACAAACCGGTCAAGCCTGGCAAGTTGCGGGCGGTGTTGAGCCAGATGCTCGGGTAG
- a CDS encoding DUF1624 domain-containing protein, producing the protein MSLPSSMTSPSGVIAPLLVTSAAKTHVRMLAIDALRGFVMLLMLVDHVRETFLLHRQVTDPIDALSVTPDLYFTRLLSTLCAPVFIFLTGLSAWLYSQKHTAGQTSLFLLKRGLFLVFLELTFVCFAWNAEFPPKTLWLQVIWCIGICMIVLAALLHLKRSWLIVLGVAIVAGHNLLDGVVLGPDSPFFVPWSILHQRAFIDITEFTRARTTYPVLPWIGVILLGWAIGPWFGKDVEPAVRLRRLFKTGLGLLLAFVLIRYLNVYGDKPWVQTGDALRTFMSFMSATKYPPSLIFLMPTLGIGLMLLALFEKAQERGVIALLAIYGGAPMFFYLLHLYVLKALYLIAVAIWGTNQGTYFGFDDLPMVWLWSVLLGVVLFFPTRWFAGFKQRRRDIAILKYL; encoded by the coding sequence ATGAGCCTACCTTCAAGCATGACGAGCCCGTCCGGCGTCATCGCGCCTTTACTTGTAACCAGCGCCGCCAAGACCCATGTGCGCATGCTTGCCATCGATGCCCTGCGCGGTTTCGTCATGTTGCTGATGCTGGTGGATCACGTTCGCGAGACATTCCTGCTGCATCGTCAGGTCACCGACCCCATCGATGCGCTCAGCGTGACCCCGGACCTGTATTTCACCCGTCTGCTCAGTACGCTCTGTGCCCCGGTCTTCATTTTCCTCACCGGTTTGTCGGCCTGGCTCTACAGCCAGAAACATACCGCCGGCCAGACCTCGTTGTTCCTGCTCAAGCGTGGCTTGTTCCTGGTCTTCCTGGAATTGACCTTCGTGTGTTTCGCCTGGAACGCCGAGTTCCCGCCCAAGACCCTGTGGCTGCAAGTGATCTGGTGCATTGGCATCTGCATGATCGTCCTGGCCGCCTTGCTGCACCTCAAGCGCAGTTGGCTGATCGTCCTCGGCGTTGCCATCGTCGCCGGGCACAATCTGTTGGACGGTGTGGTGCTGGGGCCAGACTCTCCGTTTTTCGTGCCGTGGTCGATTCTTCATCAACGGGCGTTCATCGATATCACCGAGTTCACCCGGGCCCGCACCACGTATCCGGTGCTGCCGTGGATTGGCGTGATCCTGCTGGGCTGGGCCATCGGGCCGTGGTTTGGCAAGGACGTTGAACCCGCCGTGCGCCTGCGGCGGTTGTTCAAGACGGGCCTGGGCCTGCTGCTGGCCTTTGTGCTCATCCGTTACCTGAACGTATACGGCGATAAACCCTGGGTCCAGACCGGCGACGCGCTGCGCACCTTCATGAGCTTCATGAGCGCGACGAAGTATCCGCCGTCGCTGATATTCCTGATGCCGACCCTGGGAATAGGGCTGATGTTGCTGGCTCTCTTTGAAAAAGCCCAGGAGCGGGGTGTTATTGCGCTGTTGGCGATCTATGGCGGCGCACCGATGTTCTTTTACCTGCTGCACCTTTACGTGCTCAAGGCCCTGTACCTGATCGCAGTTGCCATCTGGGGCACCAACCAGGGTACTTATTTCGGGTTCGATGATTTACCCATGGTGTGGTTGTGGAGTGTGTTACTGGGTGTCGTGCTGTTTTTTCCGACCCGTTGGTTCGCCGGGTTCAAGCAACGGCGGCGTGATATCGCGATCCTCAAGTATCTTTGA
- the ercA gene encoding alcohol dehydrogenase-like regulatory protein ErcA, whose product MSLSPLRKFVSPEIMFGAGCRHNVGNYAKTFGARKVLIVTDPGVIAAGWVADVEASLQAQGIDYCVYSAVSPNPRVEEVMLGADLYRENHCDVIVAVGGGSPMDCGKGIGIVVAHGRNILEFEGVDTLHVPSPPLILIPTTAGTSADVSQFVIISNQQERMKFSIVSKAAVPDVSLIDPETTLSMDPFLSACTGIDALVHAIEAFVSTGHGPLTDPHALEAMRLINGNLVQMIANPADIALREKIMLGSMQAGLAFSNAILGAVHAMSHSLGGFLDLPHGLCNAVLVEHVVAFNYNSAPDRFKVIAETLGIDCRGLNHRQIRTRLVEHLIALKHTIGFHETLGLHGVSTSDIPFLSQHAMDDPCILTNPRESSQRDVEVVYGEAL is encoded by the coding sequence ATGAGCCTCAGCCCGCTGCGCAAGTTCGTTTCCCCTGAAATCATGTTCGGTGCCGGTTGTCGGCACAATGTCGGCAATTACGCCAAGACCTTCGGTGCACGCAAGGTGCTGATCGTCACCGATCCCGGGGTCATCGCCGCCGGTTGGGTGGCTGACGTCGAAGCCAGTCTCCAGGCCCAAGGCATCGATTACTGTGTCTACAGCGCGGTCTCGCCCAATCCGCGGGTCGAGGAAGTGATGCTCGGTGCCGACCTTTACCGGGAAAACCATTGCGATGTCATCGTCGCGGTGGGTGGTGGCAGCCCGATGGATTGCGGTAAAGGCATCGGCATCGTCGTTGCCCATGGCCGCAACATTCTTGAGTTCGAAGGCGTCGATACCCTGCATGTACCCAGTCCGCCGCTGATCCTTATTCCCACCACGGCGGGGACGTCGGCTGACGTGTCGCAGTTCGTGATCATTTCCAACCAGCAAGAACGAATGAAGTTTTCCATCGTCAGCAAGGCGGCGGTACCGGATGTATCGCTGATCGACCCGGAAACCACCCTGAGCATGGACCCGTTCCTGTCCGCCTGTACCGGCATCGACGCCTTGGTACATGCCATCGAGGCCTTCGTGTCCACCGGCCACGGCCCGCTGACCGACCCCCATGCGCTGGAAGCGATGCGCCTGATCAACGGCAACCTGGTGCAAATGATCGCCAACCCGGCGGACATCGCCCTGCGGGAAAAGATCATGTTGGGCAGCATGCAGGCCGGGTTGGCGTTCTCCAACGCGATTCTCGGTGCAGTTCACGCGATGTCCCATAGCCTGGGCGGTTTCCTCGATTTACCCCATGGCTTGTGCAACGCGGTCCTGGTGGAGCATGTAGTGGCGTTCAACTACAACTCGGCGCCGGACCGTTTCAAGGTGATTGCCGAGACGCTGGGCATCGATTGCCGAGGGCTCAACCACCGGCAGATCCGCACCCGGTTGGTGGAGCACCTGATTGCCCTCAAGCACACCATCGGCTTTCACGAGACCCTGGGCCTGCATGGCGTGAGCACCTCGGACATTCCGTTCCTGTCGCAACATGCGATGGATGACCCGTGCATCCTTACCAATCCTCGGGAGTCGAGCCAGCGGGATGTCGAGGTCGTCTATGGCGAAGCCCTCTGA